A single Bosea sp. PAMC 26642 DNA region contains:
- a CDS encoding pyridoxal phosphate-dependent aminotransferase, giving the protein MTTTTLAGARLISDLRPEARNAPESGIVEVVNHGRLKDGLIPLWVGEGDLPTPDFITRAANKSLAAGETFYTWQRGIPDLREALARYHTALYGQPFAMDRFFVTGSGMQSVQIVVRMITGPGDEVVIPTPAWPNVAAAIGVAGAVPINVPMDYVHGRFSLDLDRLADAITPRTRAIAINSPANPTGWTATKDELAAILALARKHGLWIIADEIYARFVYDGSPRAASFHDVMDEDDRVLFVQTFSKNWAMTGWRIGWIEAPAAFGQIIENLIQYSTSGSPVFVQRAAIAALDEGEPFVAEQIARAAEGRRIIAEGLKATNRVTLAPPDGAFYQFFSVDGREDSRALAIELVDRANVGLAPGTAFGAGGETGLRLCFARKASDLVEVVARLQRALAAI; this is encoded by the coding sequence ATGACGACCACGACGCTTGCGGGCGCCCGCCTGATCTCCGACCTGCGCCCCGAGGCCCGCAACGCGCCCGAGAGCGGCATCGTCGAGGTCGTCAATCATGGCCGGCTGAAGGACGGGCTGATCCCGCTCTGGGTCGGCGAGGGTGATCTGCCGACGCCAGACTTCATCACGCGCGCCGCCAACAAATCCTTGGCCGCCGGCGAGACCTTCTACACTTGGCAGCGCGGTATCCCGGATCTGCGCGAGGCGCTGGCGCGCTATCACACCGCGCTCTATGGCCAGCCCTTCGCGATGGACCGCTTCTTCGTGACCGGCTCCGGTATGCAGTCGGTCCAGATCGTCGTGCGCATGATCACCGGCCCGGGCGACGAGGTCGTGATCCCGACGCCGGCCTGGCCGAACGTCGCCGCGGCCATCGGCGTGGCCGGGGCGGTGCCGATCAACGTCCCGATGGACTATGTCCATGGCCGCTTCTCGCTCGATCTCGACCGGCTGGCGGACGCGATCACGCCCAGGACCCGCGCGATCGCCATCAACTCGCCCGCCAACCCCACCGGCTGGACGGCGACAAAGGATGAACTTGCCGCGATCCTGGCGCTGGCGCGCAAGCATGGCCTTTGGATCATCGCCGACGAGATCTATGCCCGTTTCGTCTACGACGGCTCGCCCCGCGCCGCCTCCTTCCATGACGTGATGGACGAGGACGACCGCGTTCTCTTCGTCCAGACCTTCTCGAAGAATTGGGCCATGACCGGCTGGCGCATCGGCTGGATCGAGGCGCCCGCCGCTTTCGGCCAGATCATCGAGAACCTGATCCAGTACTCGACCTCGGGCTCGCCGGTTTTCGTCCAGCGTGCCGCCATCGCCGCGCTCGACGAGGGCGAGCCCTTCGTCGCCGAGCAGATCGCCCGTGCGGCCGAGGGACGCAGGATCATCGCAGAGGGGCTGAAGGCGACCAATCGCGTCACGCTCGCCCCGCCAGACGGGGCCTTCTACCAGTTCTTCTCGGTCGATGGCCGCGAGGATTCGCGCGCGCTCGCCATCGAACTCGTCGACAGGGCCAATGTCGGTCTCGCGCCGGGAACGGCCTTCGGTGCCGGCGGCGAAACGGGGCTGCGCCTGTGTTTTGCCCGCAAGGCCTCGGATCTGGTCGAGGTCGTGGCGCGGCTGCAGAGGGCGCTCGCCGCCATCTGA
- a CDS encoding MarR family winged helix-turn-helix transcriptional regulator, with the protein MTASGSDPRLDDIGRSCVALHVRMTARAVTRAYDEAMRPSGLKITQFVLLSALSTGVWRSVTELAERFALERTSLSRNLQLLAAEQLIEPVDCKGRASIYAVTDKGKAAIEAAIPYWRAAQDRIEGGLGIERWSETRDGLKALRRVARGG; encoded by the coding sequence ATGACAGCTTCAGGATCGGACCCGCGGCTCGACGATATCGGGCGCTCCTGCGTCGCGCTGCATGTGCGCATGACCGCGCGCGCCGTGACGCGCGCCTATGATGAGGCAATGCGCCCGAGCGGCCTCAAGATCACCCAGTTCGTTCTGCTCTCGGCGCTCAGCACCGGGGTCTGGCGCTCGGTCACGGAACTCGCCGAACGTTTTGCCCTGGAGCGCACCTCGTTGAGCCGCAACCTCCAGCTTCTGGCGGCCGAGCAGTTGATCGAACCCGTCGATTGCAAGGGGCGTGCCTCTATCTACGCCGTTACCGACAAGGGCAAGGCCGCGATCGAGGCCGCGATCCCCTATTGGCGCGCCGCGCAGGACAGGATCGAGGGCGGGCTCGGCATCGAGCGCTGGAGTGAGACCCGCGACGGGCTGAAGGCGTTACGTCGCGTTGCCCGTGGCGGTTGA
- the groL gene encoding chaperonin GroEL (60 kDa chaperone family; promotes refolding of misfolded polypeptides especially under stressful conditions; forms two stacked rings of heptamers to form a barrel-shaped 14mer; ends can be capped by GroES; misfolded proteins enter the barrel where they are refolded when GroES binds) produces the protein MAAKDVKFSTDARDRMLRGVEILNNAVKVTLGPKGRNVVIDKSFGAPRITKDGVTVAKEIELADKFENMGAQMVREVASKQNDAAGDGTTTATVLAAAIMREGLKSVAAGMNPMDLKRGIDLAVEAIVSDLKKNSKKVTSNSEVAQVGTISANGDETVGKMIATAMQKVGNEGVITVEEAKTAETELDVVEGMQFDRGYLSPYFITNSEKMVVELEDPYILIFEKKLSSLQTMLPILEAVVQTGKPLLIIAEDVEGEALATLVVNKLRGGLKVAAVKAPGFGDRRKAMLEDISILTAGQMISEDLGIKLETVTLAMLGRAKKVRIEKENTTIIDGAGKKKDIEGRVSQIKAQIEETTSDYDREKLQERLAKLAGGVAVIRVGGATEVEVKEKKDRVDDALNATRAAVEEGVLPGGGVALLRALQTVKSIKTQNDDQKTGVEIVRKAIMAPAKQIVDNAGDDGAVVVGKLLESKDYAFGYNAQTGEYGDLVKMGIIDPTKVVRTAIQDAASIAGLLITTEAMIAELPKKDSPMPMGGGGGMGGMDF, from the coding sequence ATGGCAGCCAAAGACGTCAAGTTCTCCACCGATGCGCGCGACCGGATGCTGCGCGGCGTGGAAATTCTCAACAACGCCGTCAAGGTCACGCTCGGTCCCAAGGGCCGCAACGTCGTCATCGACAAGTCGTTCGGCGCGCCGCGCATCACCAAGGACGGCGTCACCGTCGCCAAGGAGATCGAGCTCGCCGACAAGTTCGAGAACATGGGCGCCCAGATGGTGCGCGAAGTGGCCTCGAAGCAGAACGACGCCGCCGGCGACGGCACCACGACCGCGACCGTTCTCGCCGCCGCCATCATGCGCGAAGGCCTGAAGTCGGTTGCCGCCGGCATGAACCCGATGGACCTGAAGCGCGGCATCGACCTTGCGGTCGAGGCGATCGTTTCGGACCTGAAGAAGAACTCCAAGAAGGTCACGTCCAACTCTGAAGTCGCGCAGGTCGGCACGATCTCGGCCAATGGCGACGAGACGGTCGGCAAGATGATCGCGACCGCCATGCAGAAGGTCGGCAACGAGGGTGTCATCACCGTCGAGGAAGCCAAGACCGCCGAGACCGAACTCGACGTCGTCGAGGGCATGCAGTTCGATCGTGGCTATCTCTCGCCCTACTTCATCACCAACTCCGAGAAGATGGTCGTCGAGCTCGAGGATCCCTACATCCTCATCTTCGAGAAGAAGCTGTCGTCGCTCCAGACGATGCTGCCGATCCTCGAAGCCGTCGTCCAGACCGGCAAGCCGCTGCTCATCATCGCCGAGGACGTCGAGGGCGAGGCCCTGGCCACGCTCGTCGTCAACAAGCTCCGTGGCGGCCTGAAGGTCGCGGCCGTCAAGGCTCCGGGCTTCGGTGATCGCCGCAAGGCCATGCTCGAGGACATCTCGATCCTGACCGCCGGCCAGATGATCTCGGAAGACCTCGGCATCAAGCTCGAGACCGTGACGCTCGCCATGCTCGGACGCGCCAAGAAGGTGCGCATCGAGAAGGAGAACACCACGATCATCGACGGCGCCGGCAAGAAGAAGGACATCGAAGGCCGCGTTTCGCAGATCAAGGCGCAGATCGAGGAGACCACCTCGGACTACGATCGTGAGAAGCTCCAGGAGCGTCTGGCCAAGCTCGCTGGCGGCGTCGCGGTCATCCGCGTCGGCGGCGCGACCGAGGTCGAGGTCAAGGAGAAGAAGGACCGCGTCGACGACGCCCTGAACGCGACCCGCGCGGCCGTGGAAGAAGGTGTCCTGCCGGGCGGCGGCGTTGCTCTCCTGCGCGCGCTCCAGACTGTCAAGTCGATCAAGACCCAGAACGACGACCAGAAGACCGGCGTCGAGATCGTCCGCAAGGCGATCATGGCGCCTGCCAAGCAGATCGTCGACAACGCCGGTGATGACGGCGCCGTCGTGGTCGGCAAGCTGCTCGAGTCGAAAGACTACGCCTTCGGCTACAACGCCCAGACCGGCGAATACGGCGACCTCGTGAAGATGGGCATCATCGACCCGACCAAGGTCGTGCGCACGGCGATCCAGGACGCGGCTTCGATCGCCGGCCTGCTGATCACCACCGAGGCGATGATCGCGGAGCTTCCCAAGAAGGACTCCCCGATGCCGATGGGCGGCGGCGGCGGCATGGGCGGCATGGATTTCTGA
- the groES gene encoding co-chaperone GroES: MKFRPLHDRVVVRRLDGEEKTKGGIIIPDTAKEKPQEGEVVSVGPGNRDEDGKLIKLDVKSGDRVLFGKWSGTEVKIDGQDLLIMKESDIMGVIG, from the coding sequence ATGAAGTTCCGTCCGTTGCATGACCGCGTTGTGGTCCGTCGCCTTGATGGCGAAGAGAAGACCAAGGGTGGCATCATCATCCCCGACACCGCCAAGGAAAAGCCCCAGGAGGGCGAGGTCGTGTCCGTTGGACCCGGCAACCGCGATGAAGATGGCAAGCTGATCAAGCTCGACGTCAAGTCGGGCGACCGCGTCCTGTTCGGCAAGTGGTCGGGGACCGAGGTCAAGATCGATGGCCAGGATCTCCTGATCATGAAGGAATCCGACATCATGGGCGTCATCGGCTGA
- a CDS encoding DMT family transporter, producing the protein MTIGTALRAALGIALLTAMDAVIKGQMRQHPFLLALFMRFAMGGVCALAVLALVRPALPTRNSLIGNTIRVPVVVITAGSFFYSLSVLPLAEALTLAFLAPVFVALLGALLLKEKLDSRIFQALGFGVAGMLVMVWPRLQGHVSGAGLGVAAALFSAVAYAFNLILLRRIAMKEHPAVIVAFQNLGPALLLAIPAAFVFVPMTARDLGAYLGAGALGVAGHLMLTSAFARAAASRIAPIEYTALIWASLLGYAMFGEVPLFTTYAGALLIVAGAIAVSRR; encoded by the coding sequence ATGACCATCGGGACGGCGTTGCGGGCCGCGCTTGGAATCGCTCTGCTCACTGCGATGGACGCGGTGATCAAGGGGCAGATGCGGCAGCATCCCTTTCTTCTGGCGCTGTTCATGCGCTTTGCCATGGGCGGCGTCTGCGCGCTGGCGGTGCTGGCCCTGGTCCGCCCTGCCCTGCCGACGCGCAACAGCCTGATCGGCAATACGATACGCGTGCCCGTAGTGGTGATCACGGCCGGCAGCTTCTTCTATTCGCTCTCGGTGCTGCCGCTGGCCGAGGCTCTGACGCTGGCCTTCCTGGCGCCAGTATTCGTGGCGCTGCTCGGCGCGCTGCTGCTGAAGGAAAAGCTCGATTCGCGCATTTTCCAGGCGCTCGGCTTCGGCGTGGCCGGGATGCTGGTGATGGTCTGGCCGCGGCTGCAGGGCCATGTCAGCGGGGCCGGGCTCGGCGTCGCGGCCGCGCTGTTCTCGGCCGTCGCGTACGCCTTCAACCTGATCCTGCTCAGGCGGATCGCGATGAAAGAGCACCCGGCCGTTATCGTTGCGTTCCAGAATCTCGGGCCGGCGTTGCTTCTCGCGATCCCGGCGGCCTTCGTCTTCGTACCGATGACGGCCAGGGATCTCGGAGCCTATCTGGGGGCTGGCGCGCTCGGCGTGGCAGGCCACCTGATGCTGACCTCGGCCTTCGCGCGTGCCGCCGCCTCGCGGATCGCGCCGATCGAGTACACCGCACTGATCTGGGCGAGCCTGCTCGGCTACGCGATGTTCGGCGAGGTGCCGCTGTTCACGACCTATGCCGGTGCGTTGCTGATCGTGGCGGGAGCGATCGCGGTCAGCCGGCGCTAG
- a CDS encoding LysR family transcriptional regulator codes for MDRFGDLDVFAHVVTAKSMSAAGRQLKLSPAVISKRIRRLEERLGVRLLQRTTRQLSLTEAGQGFYERVVSILSSIEDAEAWVASGSGQARGTLRVSAPTSFGRMHIAPHLKPFLDANPLVNVELILGDDFVDIIGEGFDLAVRIADLQDSSFVARRLAPNHRVLCAAPDYLAAAGMPANIDELARHTLITHNADQWRLDGPSGPVMVRVGGPLRTNSSEVVREALLAGVGIALRSTWDVGPELKSGRLVRVLPRYSVGQRVAVHAVYPSRRHMEQKVRAFVDYLAELYGATPYWDEGLKL; via the coding sequence ATGGACCGGTTCGGCGATCTCGACGTCTTCGCCCATGTCGTCACCGCCAAAAGCATGTCGGCGGCCGGGCGGCAGCTGAAGCTTTCGCCGGCGGTCATCTCCAAGCGCATCCGACGGCTCGAGGAGCGGCTGGGCGTCCGGCTGCTCCAGCGTACGACGCGGCAGCTCTCTCTGACCGAGGCGGGCCAGGGCTTCTACGAGCGCGTGGTCTCGATCCTGTCCTCGATCGAGGATGCCGAGGCCTGGGTCGCGAGCGGCTCGGGGCAGGCGCGCGGCACGTTGCGCGTCTCTGCGCCGACCTCGTTCGGCCGGATGCATATCGCGCCGCATCTCAAACCCTTCCTCGACGCCAACCCGCTGGTCAATGTCGAGCTCATTCTGGGCGACGACTTCGTCGATATCATCGGCGAGGGCTTCGACCTGGCGGTGCGCATCGCCGATCTGCAGGATTCCAGCTTCGTCGCGCGGCGGCTGGCGCCCAACCACCGCGTCCTCTGCGCCGCGCCGGACTATCTGGCTGCGGCGGGGATGCCTGCGAATATCGACGAACTCGCCCGCCACACGCTGATCACGCACAATGCCGACCAGTGGCGGCTCGACGGACCGTCCGGGCCAGTCATGGTCCGGGTCGGCGGGCCGCTTCGGACCAATTCCAGCGAGGTCGTGCGCGAGGCGCTGCTGGCGGGCGTCGGCATCGCGCTGCGCTCGACCTGGGATGTCGGGCCGGAGCTGAAATCGGGCCGGCTGGTGCGCGTGCTGCCACGTTACTCCGTGGGCCAGCGCGTGGCTGTCCATGCCGTTTATCCGAGCCGGCGGCATATGGAGCAGAAGGTGCGCGCCTTCGTCGATTATCTCGCTGAACTCTACGGCGCGACGCCCTATTGGGACGAGGGGCTGAAGCTCTAA
- a CDS encoding nucleotidyltransferase family protein, with protein MKRDIALQELNHRADALRAMGATALFLFGSTVRDEASETSDIDLFIDYDQDSRCSLLDLVGIKLYLEDELQRPVDVITRDSLHPLLSERVQQSALRVF; from the coding sequence ATGAAGCGCGATATCGCCCTGCAGGAGTTGAACCACCGAGCCGACGCCCTCAGGGCGATGGGTGCGACGGCGCTGTTCCTGTTCGGTTCGACGGTCCGCGACGAAGCGTCTGAGACGAGCGATATCGACCTGTTCATCGACTATGACCAGGACTCACGCTGCTCGCTTCTCGATCTGGTCGGCATCAAGCTTTACCTTGAAGACGAGTTGCAGCGTCCGGTCGATGTGATCACACGCGACAGCCTGCATCCGCTGCTGAGCGAGCGAGTTCAGCAATCGGCGCTTCGCGTGTTCTGA
- a CDS encoding GNAT family N-acetyltransferase, producing MTAALPPIRDAHDTDSEPLAALIAASFAEYPNCLFDWSEFPELRRPASHFAAKGGRLWVAEAPGGGIAGSLGVAPVPGQDAVEITKVYADPAFRGAGLAQALFAQARGFAEGSGHAEMMLWSDTRFARAHRFYEKLGFVRWPCTRYLADVSATWEFHYRLSLTGGTP from the coding sequence ATGACCGCCGCCCTGCCGCCAATCCGCGATGCCCACGATACCGATTCCGAGCCGCTGGCAGCTCTGATCGCCGCAAGCTTCGCGGAATATCCGAACTGCCTGTTCGACTGGTCAGAGTTTCCCGAACTGCGCCGTCCCGCGAGCCATTTCGCCGCGAAGGGCGGCAGGCTCTGGGTCGCGGAGGCGCCCGGAGGCGGCATCGCGGGTTCGCTCGGTGTCGCGCCGGTGCCGGGACAGGACGCGGTCGAGATCACCAAGGTCTATGCCGATCCGGCCTTTCGCGGCGCGGGATTGGCACAGGCGCTGTTTGCGCAGGCGCGGGGCTTTGCCGAAGGCAGCGGCCATGCCGAGATGATGCTGTGGTCCGACACGCGCTTTGCGCGCGCACACCGCTTTTACGAGAAGCTCGGCTTCGTGCGCTGGCCTTGCACGCGCTACCTTGCCGATGTCTCAGCGACATGGGAGTTCCATTACCGACTGTCGCTGACCGGTGGGACGCCATGA
- the mscL gene encoding large conductance mechanosensitive channel protein MscL: MLEEFKKFALKGNVVDLAIGVIIGAAFGKIVDSLVSDVIMPFIGALGGVDFSNYFIGLNEAVTAPVLVEAKKQGAVLAYGSFITVAINFVIIAFVLFLVVQAINRLKRKEAAAPPPPPAEDVVLLAEIRDLLKQKAV; this comes from the coding sequence ATGCTCGAGGAGTTCAAGAAATTCGCCCTGAAGGGCAATGTCGTCGATCTCGCCATCGGCGTGATCATCGGCGCGGCCTTTGGCAAGATCGTCGACTCGCTGGTCTCGGACGTCATCATGCCGTTCATCGGTGCTCTCGGCGGCGTCGATTTCTCCAATTATTTCATCGGCCTGAACGAGGCCGTCACCGCTCCGGTGCTGGTGGAGGCGAAGAAGCAGGGTGCGGTCCTGGCCTATGGCTCGTTCATCACCGTGGCGATCAACTTCGTGATTATCGCCTTCGTGCTGTTCCTCGTCGTGCAGGCGATCAACCGGCTTAAGCGCAAGGAAGCTGCCGCCCCGCCTCCGCCGCCGGCCGAAGACGTCGTGCTGCTCGCCGAAATCCGCGATTTGCTGAAGCAGAAAGCAGTTTGA
- a CDS encoding AbrB family transcriptional regulator, with the protein MRSLASLLSSDARSQMALLGYPSSPFAVLSREAVVIGIAALGGAAFALLGVPAAWLSGSMMLSAAVAFIRPLPLLRKSWFDATVLLSGTIIGSAATPESLATAARYPASLAVLVIGVAAIMIAGGAYLRYVARWPWIDALLASAPGALATVLAVAQAKGANIGRISVVQLFRLLVLVALLPSAMQMTGLHPAASMPPSMAVGAATMLLLLLCGFAVGLVFERLGVAAPMMFGATFASALLHGTGLVEGNLPTEIQTAVLVLLGSTMGGRIAHIPRNELLGLFPLAIGGFFVSIGVAFAFAWPAARFAGVSYASAMTAFAPGGLEAMAMLAFAMGLDTLYVGSHHLVRFLMIGIAMPFIVARMKGETPKP; encoded by the coding sequence ATGAGATCGCTCGCGTCGCTGCTGTCCTCAGACGCTCGGAGCCAGATGGCGCTGCTCGGCTATCCCTCGTCCCCGTTCGCTGTTCTGTCGCGCGAGGCCGTCGTCATCGGCATCGCCGCGCTGGGTGGTGCGGCTTTCGCCCTGCTCGGCGTGCCCGCGGCCTGGCTGTCCGGGTCGATGATGCTGAGCGCCGCGGTTGCGTTCATTCGCCCGCTTCCGCTCCTGCGCAAATCCTGGTTCGATGCGACGGTTCTGCTCTCCGGCACGATCATCGGCTCGGCCGCGACGCCTGAATCGCTGGCGACAGCAGCGCGCTATCCGGCCTCGCTTGCCGTTCTCGTGATCGGCGTGGCTGCGATCATGATCGCCGGCGGTGCCTATCTGCGCTATGTCGCGCGCTGGCCATGGATCGACGCGCTGCTTGCCTCGGCGCCCGGAGCGCTTGCGACCGTGCTCGCCGTGGCGCAGGCCAAGGGCGCCAATATCGGCCGCATCTCGGTCGTGCAGCTCTTTCGCCTGCTCGTGCTGGTCGCACTGCTCCCGAGCGCCATGCAGATGACCGGCCTCCATCCGGCCGCGTCGATGCCGCCGTCGATGGCGGTCGGCGCCGCTACGATGCTGCTCCTTCTGCTCTGCGGCTTTGCAGTCGGGCTCGTCTTCGAGCGCCTCGGCGTGGCCGCGCCGATGATGTTCGGCGCGACCTTTGCCAGCGCCTTACTGCACGGGACGGGGCTCGTCGAAGGCAATCTGCCGACCGAAATCCAGACGGCGGTACTGGTTCTGCTCGGCTCGACCATGGGCGGCCGCATCGCCCACATCCCCCGCAACGAGCTTCTCGGCCTGTTTCCGCTCGCGATTGGCGGCTTCTTCGTCTCGATCGGCGTGGCGTTCGCCTTCGCCTGGCCGGCGGCGCGCTTTGCCGGCGTATCCTATGCGAGCGCGATGACGGCGTTCGCTCCGGGCGGGCTGGAAGCCATGGCGATGCTGGCTTTCGCGATGGGGCTCGACACGCTCTATGTCGGCTCCCATCACCTTGTTCGCTTCCTGATGATCGGCATCGCCATGCCGTTCATCGTCGCCCGCATGAAAGGCGAGACGCCCAAGCCTTGA
- a CDS encoding PaaI family thioesterase, with amino-acid sequence MKRNVGVVAREVLLAEDGVSFLRGMMEGRHPGAPFAAEMGFDLAEVEQGRVVFVGTPSERFFNPLGTIHGGWTATILDSAMACAAHSTLKAGEGYTTLEMKLNYVRPVMPGSGLVRCEGKLIHRGGTVVTTEGRLVDARGRLLAHGTETCMIFPARPSAG; translated from the coding sequence ATGAAGCGCAATGTCGGAGTGGTGGCACGCGAGGTTCTGCTGGCGGAGGATGGCGTTTCCTTCCTGCGCGGCATGATGGAAGGGCGCCATCCCGGCGCGCCTTTCGCGGCCGAAATGGGCTTCGATCTGGCCGAGGTAGAGCAGGGCCGCGTCGTCTTCGTCGGCACACCCTCGGAGCGGTTCTTCAATCCGCTTGGTACCATCCATGGCGGCTGGACCGCGACGATCCTCGATTCCGCCATGGCTTGCGCGGCGCATTCGACGCTGAAGGCCGGCGAGGGCTACACCACGCTCGAGATGAAGCTGAACTATGTGCGGCCGGTCATGCCCGGAAGCGGCCTCGTCCGTTGCGAGGGCAAGCTGATCCATCGCGGCGGCACGGTAGTGACGACGGAGGGTCGGCTGGTCGATGCGCGGGGCAGGCTGCTGGCGCACGGCACCGAGACCTGCATGATCTTCCCGGCGCGACCTAGCGCCGGCTGA
- a CDS encoding ABC transporter substrate-binding protein — MFKRLAILAALAFSLTTAAGAESVVRYGISLADIPLTSGQPDRGAGAYKFTGYTIYDPLVAWEMDVADRPGKLVPGLAAEWKVDAADQKKWLFTLRDGVKFHDGSVLDAAAVVWNLDKVLDEKAAHYDRRQAAQVKPRLPSVASYRVVDPKTVEITTKAVDSFFPYQMLWFLVSSPAQYEKVGKDWDKFAMTPSGTGPFKLDKFVPRERAELVKNPDYFDKKRLAKVDRLILLPMPEVLARTNALITGQVDMIETPAPDTVPQLKSAKMRIVENVTPHVWNYHLSVAPGSPWTDVRLRKALNLAIDREGIVALLNGLARPAIGQVDPTSPWFGKPSFQIKYDPEAAKKLLAEAGYSTQKPLKTTFVIAQGGSGQMQSLPMNEFIQQNLKDVGIEIEFKVVELEVLYTRWRKGAKDEMNADVSSNNIAYVTSDPLYAIIRFFHSNQVAPVGVNWGTWSSPAVDALLNEAATSFDVAKQDELLAKAHSLIVDDAVLGWVVHDTNPHALSPKIKNFVLAQHWFQDLTTIGVD; from the coding sequence ATGTTCAAACGCTTGGCAATATTGGCCGCCCTCGCCTTTTCCTTGACCACCGCGGCCGGGGCAGAGTCGGTGGTGCGCTACGGCATCTCGCTCGCCGATATCCCGCTGACATCAGGACAGCCGGACCGTGGCGCCGGCGCTTACAAATTCACCGGCTACACGATCTACGATCCGCTGGTTGCCTGGGAGATGGATGTCGCCGATCGCCCCGGCAAGCTCGTCCCGGGTCTCGCAGCTGAGTGGAAGGTAGACGCCGCCGACCAGAAGAAGTGGCTTTTCACGCTGCGCGATGGGGTCAAATTCCATGACGGCAGCGTACTCGACGCGGCCGCCGTGGTCTGGAACCTCGACAAGGTGCTAGACGAGAAGGCGGCCCATTACGACCGACGCCAGGCGGCGCAGGTCAAGCCGCGCCTGCCCTCGGTCGCGAGCTACCGCGTGGTGGACCCCAAGACCGTCGAGATCACCACCAAGGCGGTCGATTCCTTCTTTCCCTACCAGATGCTCTGGTTTCTGGTCTCGTCGCCCGCTCAATACGAGAAGGTCGGCAAGGACTGGGACAAATTCGCGATGACGCCCTCGGGCACCGGCCCGTTCAAGCTGGACAAGTTCGTGCCGCGCGAGCGCGCCGAACTGGTGAAGAACCCCGACTATTTCGACAAGAAGCGCCTCGCCAAGGTCGATCGCCTGATCCTGCTGCCGATGCCGGAGGTTCTGGCGCGCACCAATGCGCTGATCACCGGCCAGGTCGACATGATCGAGACGCCAGCCCCCGACACCGTGCCGCAGCTGAAATCGGCGAAGATGCGGATCGTCGAGAACGTCACGCCCCATGTCTGGAACTATCATCTGTCGGTTGCGCCAGGCTCGCCCTGGACGGATGTTCGGCTGCGGAAGGCCTTGAACCTCGCCATCGACCGCGAGGGCATCGTCGCTCTCCTGAACGGGCTGGCGCGCCCGGCCATCGGCCAGGTCGATCCGACCAGCCCGTGGTTCGGCAAACCCAGCTTCCAGATCAAGTACGATCCGGAAGCTGCGAAGAAGCTTTTGGCCGAGGCCGGTTATTCGACACAGAAGCCGCTGAAGACCACCTTCGTGATCGCGCAGGGCGGATCGGGACAGATGCAGTCGCTGCCGATGAACGAGTTCATCCAGCAGAACCTCAAGGATGTCGGGATCGAGATCGAATTCAAGGTCGTCGAGCTCGAAGTGCTCTACACGCGCTGGCGCAAGGGTGCGAAGGACGAGATGAATGCTGACGTCTCCTCGAACAACATCGCCTATGTCACCTCCGACCCGCTCTACGCGATCATCCGCTTCTTCCACTCCAACCAGGTCGCGCCGGTCGGCGTGAACTGGGGGACCTGGTCGAGCCCGGCGGTCGACGCCCTGCTCAATGAAGCCGCCACGAGCTTCGACGTCGCCAAGCAGGACGAACTGCTCGCCAAGGCGCACAGCCTGATCGTCGACGACGCGGTGCTGGGCTGGGTGGTGCACGACACCAACCCGCATGCGCTTTCGCCGAAGATCAAAAACTTCGTGCTGGCCCAGCACTGGTTTCAGGACCTAACGACGATCGGGGTGGATTGA